One window of Elaeis guineensis isolate ETL-2024a chromosome 11, EG11, whole genome shotgun sequence genomic DNA carries:
- the LOC105054026 gene encoding LOW QUALITY PROTEIN: uncharacterized protein (The sequence of the model RefSeq protein was modified relative to this genomic sequence to represent the inferred CDS: inserted 1 base in 1 codon), with amino-acid sequence MREGGGWIMMMTMLLRRGGDLNLNNSVQAYGDSIKEGLKQAMLQHEVIFKNQVRELHRLYWTQKNLMHELCRKESDVYAPFSPRTASVECNGSAEEKRVCDVVSPMDARGNVDELRENGMRNFDLELPPDEVTRDPGEEIGGGCLGVMGSSVNGENATNSEWPKANFGAEXADYPNRGSCSNARIVIDLEEEPLELESNGEANVISSSRFETPISNGANKCGSPTVSSDHSERWGVQKSTYRFADLNESIGEPSMIPSSQKQQITFCKWMHIDLNIAQDDEAIPAPPNIVPTLPSPSTSSSVVHHGDVWRESSNRCPKESESSNRCPKESSLTIQHDLPQENSREKNVNWLFHGRQHAHPSCTQALAEGTKLSEYNDNQYGLDHKNEKSCAEDPAHCYRDFEEGFYSFSTGGIQYSVNMTALSDAGLHELEDAQVDSLVQPHTNVNIDSRKSTLITTCSNDIEDNNLRASVGSTNLPPTVIRVSEDKQANHEGSEEDTVSSHAVSRGENQQDECFEESLIKKKPDHITGNSECTSPDKSVEEHALLSIAADSRTTQDVLVATRFPSINVPTPEASNNVHLLENSYDSSKAKPEDNTKQQTTEAVEMERMIIRAAETLLSISSESSTNPLDQVASNGQIEIESKEGSDWPQYSSDSFEAITLKLQEIRDDGRSMLAKRTEKETGKDAYGVKLRRGTRLRDFQKDILPGLISLSRHEICEDMHTIGYNLRRNRHSKNCGEKWFLPVRSRQSRRCSVGRRR; translated from the exons ATGCGTGAGGGGGGTGGTTGGATCATGATGATGACGATGTTGCTGAGGAGAGGAGGAGATTTGAACCTCAACAACTCGGTGCAGGCGTACGGGGATTCGATAAAGGAGGGATTGAAGCAGGCAATGCTTCAGCATGAAGTTATCTTTAAGAATCAG GTCCGGGAACTGCATCGGCTGTACTGGACGCAGAAGAACCTGATGCATGAACTGTGCCGGAAAGAATCCGATGTATATGCTCCATTTTCTCCACGAACGGCGTCGGTGGAGTGTAATGGATCGGCGGAGGAGAAGAGAGTTTGCGACGTG GTGAGTCCGATGGATGCACGAGGTAACGTCGATGAACTCCGCGAGAATGGGATGAGGAATTTTGATCTCGAGCTTCCTCCCGATGAGGTCACGAGGGATCCAGGGGAGGAGATTGGTGGCGGATGCTTGGGAGTAATGGGTTCTTCTGTAAATGGTGAAAACGCCACGAATTCGGAGTGGCCGAAGGCTAATTTCGGTGCCG AGGCCGACTATCCCAACAGGGGGAGTTGTTCGAATGCCCGAATTGTTATTGATTTAGAGGAAGAGCCTCTAGAATTGGAATCTAATGGGGAAGCAAATGTCATTTCTTCCTCTAGGTTCGAGACTCCCATCAGTAATGGTGCAAATAAGTGTGGTTCACCGACCGTTTCATCCGATCACAGCGAAAGATGGGGAGTGCAGAAATCTACTTACCGTTTCGCTG ATTTAAATGAGTCCATAGGTGAGCCCTCTATGATACCATCAAGCCAGAAGCAACAAATTACTTTCTGCAAATGGATGCACATTGACCTTAACATAGCACAAGATGATGAAGCTATCCCTGCTCCGCCGAATATTGTGCCAACACTTCCTTCTCCATCCACGAGTTCATCAGTTGTTCACCATGGAGATGTTTGGAGGGAATCAAGCAACAGATGTCCAAAAGAGTCTGAATCAAGCAACAGATGCCCAAAAGAATCCTCTTTGACAATTCAGCATGATCTTCCTCAAGAAAATTCAAGGGAAAAGAATGTTAATTGGTTGTTTCATGGCCGTCAACATGCACATCCTTCTTGCACTCAGGCTTTAGCAGAGGGTACTAAGCTTTCTGAGTATAATGATAATCAGTATGGATTAGATCATAAGAATGAAAAGTCCTGTGCTGAGGACCCAGCACATTGCTACAGAGACTTTGAGGAAGGATTTTATAGTTTTTCTACTGGAGGAATTCAGTATAGTGTTAACATGACAGCCCTCTCCGATGCAGGCTTACATGAACTAGAAGATGCACAAGTAGACTCTTTGGTTCAGCCACATACCAATGTAAATATTGATAGCAGAAAGTCGACTTTAATAACAACCTGCAGCAATGACATAGAAGACAATAACTTGCGTGCGTCGGTTGGGAGTACCAATCTGCCACCAACTGTGATCAGAGTTTCGGAAGACAAGCAAGCTAATCACGAGGGGAGTGAAGAAGATACTGTATCAAGCCATGCTGTCAGTCGAGGTGAGAATCAACAGGATGAATGTTTTGAAGAATCTCTTATCAAAAAGAAGCCTGATCACATTACTGGAAATAGTGAATGCACTTCGCCAGACAAAAGTGTTGAAGAACATGCACTTCTCTCCATTGCAGCTGATTCAAGAACAACTCAAGACGTTCTGGTGGCTACAAGGTTTCCTAGCATAAATGTCCCAACTCCTGAAGCTTCTAATAATGTTCACTTGCTGGAAAATTCATATGATAGTAGCAAAGCAAAACCTGAAGACAATACCAAGCAGCAGACAACTGAAGCAGTAGAGATGGAACGAATGATTATCAGGGCAGCTGAGACACTTCTATCTATATCTTCAGAGAGTTCAACGAATCCTTTGGATCAGGTAGCTAGCAATGGACAGATAGAAATCGAGTCCAAGGAAGGTAGCGATTGGCCTCAGTATTCTTCTGATTCTTTTGAGGCTATTACTTTGAAGCTACAAGAAATCAGAGATGATGGGCGGTCCATGCTTGCAAAACGTACTGAGAAGGAAACAGGGAAGGATGCTTATGGAGTCAAGTTACGGAGGGGAACGAGATTGCGAGATTTTCAGAAAGACATATTGCCAGGGCTTATTTCCCTTTCGAGGCATGAGATTTGCGAAGACATGCATACCATAGGCTATAATCTTAGGAGGAACAGGCACAGCAAGAACTGTGGGGAAAAGTGGTTTTTACCAGTTAGAAGCAGGCAATCAAGGCGTTGTTCGGTCGGACGGAGGCGCTAA